In Solea senegalensis isolate Sse05_10M linkage group LG18, IFAPA_SoseM_1, whole genome shotgun sequence, a single window of DNA contains:
- the atp2a1l gene encoding ATPase sarcoplasmic/endoplasmic reticulum Ca2+ transporting 1, like isoform X1 — MENAHAKTPAECLAYFGVNENSGLTPDQFKKNLEKYGHNELPAEEGKSIWELVVEQFEDLLVRILLLAACISFVLAWFEEGEETVTAFVEPFVILLILIANAVVGVWQERNAESAIEALKEYEPEMGKVYRSDRKSVQRIKAREIVPGDIVEVSVGDKVPADIRLVSIKSTTLRVDQSILTGESVSVIKHTESVPDLRAVNQDKKNMLFSGTNIAAGKAIGVAVATGVSTEIGKIRDQMAATEQEKTPLQAKLDEFGEQLSKVISLICVAVWAINIGHFNDPVHGGSWIRGAVYYFKIAVALAVAAIPEGLPAVITTCLALGTRRMAKKNAIVRSLPSVETLGCTSVICSDKTGTLTTNQMCVTKMFIVKNVDSDHVDLDAFDISGSKYTPEGEVSQGGAKTNCSAYDGLVELATICALCNDSSLDFNEAKKIYEKVGEATETALCCLVEKMNVFNSNVKNLSRIERANACCSVIKHLMKKNFTLEFSRDRKSMSVYCTPGKGEGGAKMFVKGAPEGVIDRCTYVRVGTTRVPLTNAIKEKILSVIRDWGTGRDTLRCLALATNDNPLKPEEMVLEDSTKFADYETDLTFVGCVGMLDPPRKEVTGSIELCRDAGIRVIMITGDNKGTAIAICRRIGIFTEEEDVSGKAYTGREFDDLPLHEQAEAVRRACCFARVEPAHKSKIVEYLQGFDDITAMTGDGVNDAPALKKAEIGIAMGSGTAVAKSASEMVLADDNFSSIVAAVEEGRAIYNNMKQFIRYLISSNVGEVVCIFLTAALGLPEALIPVQLLWVNLVTDGLPATALGFNPPDLDIMGKPPRSPKEPLISGWLFFRYMAIGGYVGAATVGGAAWWFMYDQTGPKVTYYQLSHFMQCHDENEDFVDLDCEIFEACPPMTMALSVLVTIEMCNALNSLSENQSLIRMPPWSNFWLLSAMTLSMSLHFMIIYVDPLPMIFKLTHLNTEQWLMVLKLSFPVILIDEVLKFVARNYVETGCRI; from the exons ATGGAGAACGCACACGCAAAGACTCCGGCAGAATGCCTGGCTTACTTTGGGGTGAACGAGAACAGCGGTCTCACTCCAGACCAGTTCaagaagaacctggagaaaTATGGCCACAACG AGCTGCCAGCTGAGGAGG GTAAGAGCATCTGGGAGTTGGTCGTTGAGCAGTTCGAGGACCTGCTCGTCAGGATCCTGCTGCTGGCCGCCTGCATCTCTTTT GTGCTGGCCTGGTTCGAGGAAGGCGAGGAGACCGTCACCGCCTTCGTGGAGCCCTTCGTCATCCTCCTTATCCTCATCGCTAACGCTGTTGTTGGAGTGTGGCAG gagaGGAATGCTGAGAGCGCCATCGAGGCTCTGAAGGAGTACGAGCCTGAGATGGGCAAGGTTTACCGTTCTGACAGGAAGAGTGTGCAGAGGATCAAGGCCAGAGAAATTGTCCCTGGAGACATTGTGGAGGTGTCCG TTGGTGACAAAGTCCCCGCTGACATCAGGCTTGTTTCCATCAAGTCCACCACTCTGCGTGTTGACCAGTCCATCCTCACTG gTGAGTCCGTCAGTGTGATCAAACACACGGAGTCTGTGCCCGACCTCAGAGCTGTCAACCAGGACAAGAAGAACATGCTTTTCTCT GGCACCAACATCGCTGCCGGTAAGGCCATCGGCGTGGCTGTGGCCACCGGAGTCTCCACTGAGATCGGCAAGATCCGCGACCAGATGGCCGCCACCGAGCAGGAGAAGACTCCTCTGCAGGCCAAGCTGGACGAGTTCGGCGAGCAGCTGTCCAAGGTCATCTCCCTGATCTGCGTTGCCGTCTGGGCCATCAACATCGGCCACTTCAACGACCCCGTCCACGGAGGCTCATGGATCCGTGGTGCCGTCTACTACTTTAAGATCGCTGTGGCTCTGGCTGTGGCTGCCATCCCCGAGG GTCTGCCCGCTGTCATCACCACCTGCTTGGCCCTGGGTACCCGCCGTATGGCCAAGAAGAACGCCATTGTCAGAAGCCTGCCCTCTGTGGAGACCCTGGGCTGCACCTCCGTCATCTGCTCAGACAAAACTGGCACCCTCACCACCAACCAGATGTGTGTGACCAAG ATGTTCATTGTCAAGAACGTAGACAGCGATCACGTTGACCTGGACGCCTTCGATATCTCTGGCTCCAAGTACACCCCCGAGGGCGAGGT TTCTCAGGGCGGTGCCAAGACCAACTGCAGCGCATACGACGGCCTCGTGGAGCTGGCTACCATCTGCGCCCTGTGCAACGACTCCTCTCTGGACTTCAACGAG gCCAAGAAGATCTATGAGAAGGTTGGTGAGGCTACTGAGACCGCTCTGTGCTGCCTGGTCGAGAAGATGAACGTGTTCAACAGCAACGTGAAGAACCTGTCCAGGATTGAGAGAGCCAACGCCTGCTGCTCC GTCATCAAACACCTCATGAAGAAGAACTTCACTCTGGAATTCTCCCGCGACAGGAAGTCCATGTCCGTGTACTGCACCCCCGGCAAAGGTGAAGGTGGCGCCAAGATGTTCGTGAAG GGCGCCCCTGAGGGCGTGATTGACAGGTGCACATACGTGCGCGTGGGCACCACCCGCGTCCCCCTGACCAACGCCATCAAGGAGAAGATCTTGTCTGTGATCAGGGACTGGGGTACCGGTCGCGACACCCTGCGTTGCCTGGCCCTGGCCACCAATGACAACCCACTGAAGCCAGAGGAGATGGTCCTCGAGGACTCAACCAAGTTCGCTGATTACGAG ACTGATCTGACCTTTGTGGGCTGTGTGGGTATGCTGGACCCCCCTCGTAAGGAGGTCACTGGCTCTATTGAGCTGTGCAGAGATGCTGGAATCCGTGTCATTATGATCACTG GTGACAACAAGGGAACCGCTATCGCCATCTGCCGCCGCATCGGCATCTTcactgaggaagaggatgtTTCCGGCAAGGCCTACACCGGACGTGAGTTTGACGACCTGCCCCTCCATGAACAGGCCGAGGCCGTGCGCAGGGCCTGCTGCTTTGCCCGTGTGGAGCCAGCTCACAAGTCCAAGATTGTGGAGTATCTTCAAGGTTTTGATGACATTACTGCTATG ACTGGTGATGGTGTGAACGATGCCCCTGCCCTGAAGAAGGCCGAGATCGGCATCGCCATGGGCTCTGGCACTGCCGTTGCCAAGTCTGCCTCTGAGATGGTCCTGGCTGACGACAACTTCTCTTCCATTGTGGCTGCTGTTGAGGAGGGCAGAGCTATCTACAACAACATGAAGCAGTTCATCCGCTACCTCATCTCCTCCAACGTGGGTGAGGTCGTCTG TATCTTCCTGACTGCTGCCCTGGGTCTGCCCGAGGCTCTGATCCCCGTCCAGCTGCTGTGGGTCAACCTGGTGACTGACGGTCTGCCCGCCACCGCCCTGGGCTTCAACCCCCCCGACCTGGACATCATGGGCAAGCCCCCACGTTCCCCCAAGGAGCCCCTGATCTCTGGCTGGCTGTTCTTCAGATACATGGCCATCGGTG GATACGTTGGTGCCGCCACTGTTGGTGGTGCTGCCTGGTGGTTCATGTACGACCAGACTGGTCCCAAAGTCACCTACTACCAGCTG tccCACTTCATGCAGTGCCACGATGAGAACGAGGACTTTGTCGACCTGGATTGTGAGATCTTTGAGGCTTGTCCCCCCATGACCATGGCCCTGTCTGTGCTGGTCACCATTGAGATGTGCAACGCCCTCAACAG ctTGTCTGAGAACCAGTCTCTGATCCGCATGCCCCCATGGAGCAACTTCTGGCTGCTGTCCGCCATGACCCTCTCCATGTCCCTGCACTTCATGATCATCTATGTTGACCCTCTGCCC ATGATCTTCAAGTTGACCCATCTGAACACCGAGCAGTGGCTGATGGTGCTGAAGCTCTCCTTCCCCGTCATCCTCATTGATGAGGTGCTGAAGTTCGTGGCCCGCAACTACGTTGAGA CGGGCTGCAGAATTTAG
- the sult1st6 gene encoding sulfotransferase 1C2, whose protein sequence is MSEGKELSYTENIEKASASITRFPLIRVRGVPLMSYIANNFDSVWDFRPDPSDILIATYPKAGTTWTQEIVDLLRHNGDAEACKQAPTPVRSPFLEISSPPPIPSGLDLLNKTDPPRIIKTHLPFQMVPRGFWENKCKTIYVARNPKDNLVSYYYFDQMNMTQPEPGPWEGYIHKFMRGELSWGSWYDHVKGYWLEREKNNILYLFYEDMKENPRREVERIMRYLDLDLSDEVLSRIVELTSFKNMKENPMTNYSCVPAPVFDLSVSAFMRKGEVGDWTNHFTPEQTKMFDEDCEKQMRDVNIPFRSLI, encoded by the exons ATGTCCGAGGGAAAAGAGTTGTCGTACACAGAGAACATAGAGAAGGCCAGCGCCTCCATCACTCGCTTCCCTCTCATCAGGGTCAGAGGAGTCCCTCTCATGTCCTACATCGCCAACAACTTTGACTCAGTGTGGGATTTCAGACCTGACCCTTCAGACATCCTCATCGCCACCTACCCCAAAGCAG GGACCACATGGACTCAGGAGATCGTGGACCTACTTCGTCACAACGGTGATGCAGAGGCCTGCAAACAAGCGCCCACACCTGTCCGTAGTCCTTTCCTGGAGATCAGCTCCCCGCCTCCCATCCCCTCAG GTCTTGACCTTCTGAACAAAACCGATCCCCCAAGAATCATCAAGACACATCTTCCTTTTCAGATGGTGCCTCGTGGATTTTGGGAAAACAAGTGCAAA ACGATCTACGTGGCACGCAATCCCAAAGACAACCTGGTCAGCTACTACTACTTTGACCAAATGAATATGACCCAGCCTGAGCCCGGGCCCTGGGAGGGCTACATCCACAAGTTCATGAGAGGAGAGC TGTCGTGGGGCTCGTGGTACGACCATGTGAAAGGTTACtggctggagagagagaagaacaatATTCTTTACCTCTTCTACGAGGACATGAAAGAG AATCCTCGGCGTGAGGTGGAGCGCATCATGAGGTACCTGGACTTGGACCTGTCTGATGAGGTCCTCAGCAGGATTGTGGAGCTCACGTCTTTCAAGAACATGAAGGAGAACCCGATGACCAACTACTCGTGCGTGCCAGCACCCGTGTttgacctgtctgtctctgccttcATGAGAAAAG GTGAAGTGGGTGACTGGACCAACCATTTCACACCTGAGCAAACCAAGATGTTCGATGAAGACTGTGAGAAGCAAATGAGGGACGTCAACATACCATTCAGGAGCCTCATCTAA
- the atp2a1l gene encoding ATPase sarcoplasmic/endoplasmic reticulum Ca2+ transporting 1, like isoform X2, whose translation MENAHAKTPAECLAYFGVNENSGLTPDQFKKNLEKYGHNELPAEEGKSIWELVVEQFEDLLVRILLLAACISFVLAWFEEGEETVTAFVEPFVILLILIANAVVGVWQERNAESAIEALKEYEPEMGKVYRSDRKSVQRIKAREIVPGDIVEVSVGDKVPADIRLVSIKSTTLRVDQSILTGESVSVIKHTESVPDLRAVNQDKKNMLFSGTNIAAGKAIGVAVATGVSTEIGKIRDQMAATEQEKTPLQAKLDEFGEQLSKVISLICVAVWAINIGHFNDPVHGGSWIRGAVYYFKIAVALAVAAIPEGLPAVITTCLALGTRRMAKKNAIVRSLPSVETLGCTSVICSDKTGTLTTNQMCVTKMFIVKNVDSDHVDLDAFDISGSKYTPEGEVSQGGAKTNCSAYDGLVELATICALCNDSSLDFNEAKKIYEKVGEATETALCCLVEKMNVFNSNVKNLSRIERANACCSVIKHLMKKNFTLEFSRDRKSMSVYCTPGKGEGGAKMFVKGAPEGVIDRCTYVRVGTTRVPLTNAIKEKILSVIRDWGTGRDTLRCLALATNDNPLKPEEMVLEDSTKFADYETDLTFVGCVGMLDPPRKEVTGSIELCRDAGIRVIMITGDNKGTAIAICRRIGIFTEEEDVSGKAYTGREFDDLPLHEQAEAVRRACCFARVEPAHKSKIVEYLQGFDDITAMTGDGVNDAPALKKAEIGIAMGSGTAVAKSASEMVLADDNFSSIVAAVEEGRAIYNNMKQFIRYLISSNVGEVVCIFLTAALGLPEALIPVQLLWVNLVTDGLPATALGFNPPDLDIMGKPPRSPKEPLISGWLFFRYMAIGGYVGAATVGGAAWWFMYDQTGPKVTYYQLSHFMQCHDENEDFVDLDCEIFEACPPMTMALSVLVTIEMCNALNSLSENQSLIRMPPWSNFWLLSAMTLSMSLHFMIIYVDPLPMIFKLTHLNTEQWLMVLKLSFPVILIDEVLKFVARNYVEK comes from the exons ATGGAGAACGCACACGCAAAGACTCCGGCAGAATGCCTGGCTTACTTTGGGGTGAACGAGAACAGCGGTCTCACTCCAGACCAGTTCaagaagaacctggagaaaTATGGCCACAACG AGCTGCCAGCTGAGGAGG GTAAGAGCATCTGGGAGTTGGTCGTTGAGCAGTTCGAGGACCTGCTCGTCAGGATCCTGCTGCTGGCCGCCTGCATCTCTTTT GTGCTGGCCTGGTTCGAGGAAGGCGAGGAGACCGTCACCGCCTTCGTGGAGCCCTTCGTCATCCTCCTTATCCTCATCGCTAACGCTGTTGTTGGAGTGTGGCAG gagaGGAATGCTGAGAGCGCCATCGAGGCTCTGAAGGAGTACGAGCCTGAGATGGGCAAGGTTTACCGTTCTGACAGGAAGAGTGTGCAGAGGATCAAGGCCAGAGAAATTGTCCCTGGAGACATTGTGGAGGTGTCCG TTGGTGACAAAGTCCCCGCTGACATCAGGCTTGTTTCCATCAAGTCCACCACTCTGCGTGTTGACCAGTCCATCCTCACTG gTGAGTCCGTCAGTGTGATCAAACACACGGAGTCTGTGCCCGACCTCAGAGCTGTCAACCAGGACAAGAAGAACATGCTTTTCTCT GGCACCAACATCGCTGCCGGTAAGGCCATCGGCGTGGCTGTGGCCACCGGAGTCTCCACTGAGATCGGCAAGATCCGCGACCAGATGGCCGCCACCGAGCAGGAGAAGACTCCTCTGCAGGCCAAGCTGGACGAGTTCGGCGAGCAGCTGTCCAAGGTCATCTCCCTGATCTGCGTTGCCGTCTGGGCCATCAACATCGGCCACTTCAACGACCCCGTCCACGGAGGCTCATGGATCCGTGGTGCCGTCTACTACTTTAAGATCGCTGTGGCTCTGGCTGTGGCTGCCATCCCCGAGG GTCTGCCCGCTGTCATCACCACCTGCTTGGCCCTGGGTACCCGCCGTATGGCCAAGAAGAACGCCATTGTCAGAAGCCTGCCCTCTGTGGAGACCCTGGGCTGCACCTCCGTCATCTGCTCAGACAAAACTGGCACCCTCACCACCAACCAGATGTGTGTGACCAAG ATGTTCATTGTCAAGAACGTAGACAGCGATCACGTTGACCTGGACGCCTTCGATATCTCTGGCTCCAAGTACACCCCCGAGGGCGAGGT TTCTCAGGGCGGTGCCAAGACCAACTGCAGCGCATACGACGGCCTCGTGGAGCTGGCTACCATCTGCGCCCTGTGCAACGACTCCTCTCTGGACTTCAACGAG gCCAAGAAGATCTATGAGAAGGTTGGTGAGGCTACTGAGACCGCTCTGTGCTGCCTGGTCGAGAAGATGAACGTGTTCAACAGCAACGTGAAGAACCTGTCCAGGATTGAGAGAGCCAACGCCTGCTGCTCC GTCATCAAACACCTCATGAAGAAGAACTTCACTCTGGAATTCTCCCGCGACAGGAAGTCCATGTCCGTGTACTGCACCCCCGGCAAAGGTGAAGGTGGCGCCAAGATGTTCGTGAAG GGCGCCCCTGAGGGCGTGATTGACAGGTGCACATACGTGCGCGTGGGCACCACCCGCGTCCCCCTGACCAACGCCATCAAGGAGAAGATCTTGTCTGTGATCAGGGACTGGGGTACCGGTCGCGACACCCTGCGTTGCCTGGCCCTGGCCACCAATGACAACCCACTGAAGCCAGAGGAGATGGTCCTCGAGGACTCAACCAAGTTCGCTGATTACGAG ACTGATCTGACCTTTGTGGGCTGTGTGGGTATGCTGGACCCCCCTCGTAAGGAGGTCACTGGCTCTATTGAGCTGTGCAGAGATGCTGGAATCCGTGTCATTATGATCACTG GTGACAACAAGGGAACCGCTATCGCCATCTGCCGCCGCATCGGCATCTTcactgaggaagaggatgtTTCCGGCAAGGCCTACACCGGACGTGAGTTTGACGACCTGCCCCTCCATGAACAGGCCGAGGCCGTGCGCAGGGCCTGCTGCTTTGCCCGTGTGGAGCCAGCTCACAAGTCCAAGATTGTGGAGTATCTTCAAGGTTTTGATGACATTACTGCTATG ACTGGTGATGGTGTGAACGATGCCCCTGCCCTGAAGAAGGCCGAGATCGGCATCGCCATGGGCTCTGGCACTGCCGTTGCCAAGTCTGCCTCTGAGATGGTCCTGGCTGACGACAACTTCTCTTCCATTGTGGCTGCTGTTGAGGAGGGCAGAGCTATCTACAACAACATGAAGCAGTTCATCCGCTACCTCATCTCCTCCAACGTGGGTGAGGTCGTCTG TATCTTCCTGACTGCTGCCCTGGGTCTGCCCGAGGCTCTGATCCCCGTCCAGCTGCTGTGGGTCAACCTGGTGACTGACGGTCTGCCCGCCACCGCCCTGGGCTTCAACCCCCCCGACCTGGACATCATGGGCAAGCCCCCACGTTCCCCCAAGGAGCCCCTGATCTCTGGCTGGCTGTTCTTCAGATACATGGCCATCGGTG GATACGTTGGTGCCGCCACTGTTGGTGGTGCTGCCTGGTGGTTCATGTACGACCAGACTGGTCCCAAAGTCACCTACTACCAGCTG tccCACTTCATGCAGTGCCACGATGAGAACGAGGACTTTGTCGACCTGGATTGTGAGATCTTTGAGGCTTGTCCCCCCATGACCATGGCCCTGTCTGTGCTGGTCACCATTGAGATGTGCAACGCCCTCAACAG ctTGTCTGAGAACCAGTCTCTGATCCGCATGCCCCCATGGAGCAACTTCTGGCTGCTGTCCGCCATGACCCTCTCCATGTCCCTGCACTTCATGATCATCTATGTTGACCCTCTGCCC ATGATCTTCAAGTTGACCCATCTGAACACCGAGCAGTGGCTGATGGTGCTGAAGCTCTCCTTCCCCGTCATCCTCATTGATGAGGTGCTGAAGTTCGTGGCCCGCAACTACGTTGAGA AGTAA